One stretch of Castor canadensis chromosome 12, mCasCan1.hap1v2, whole genome shotgun sequence DNA includes these proteins:
- the Loxl3 gene encoding lysyl oxidase homolog 3 isoform X1: MQLVSVWQWSPLGLLLCLLCSLCLGSPSPSTGPEKKAGSQGLRFRLAGFPRKSYEGRVEIQRAGEWGTICDDDFTLQAAHVLCRELGFTEATGWTHSAKYGPGTGRIWLDNLSCTGTEQSVAECASRGWGNSDCTHDEDAGVICKDQRLPGFSDSNVIEVEHHLQVEEVRLRPAVGWGRRPLPVTEGLVEVRLPDGWSQVCDKGWSAHNSHVVCGMLGFPDEKRVNTAFYRKLRKRAAKASARRHKPLGRSITKHKVKPKPRVGRGPIKRLLAQRQQHSFGLHGVACVGTEAHLSLCSLEFYRANDTTRCPGGAPAVVSCVPGPLYTVSSGQKKQQQSKPQGEAYVRLKGGAHPGEGRVEVLKAGTWGTVCDRKWDLQAASVVCRELGFGTAREALTGARMGQGMGAIHLSEVRCSGQEPSLWKCPYKNITAEDCSHGQDAGVRCNLPYTGVETKIRLSGGRIRHEGRVEVQIGGPGHLRWGLICGDDWGTLEAMVACRQLGLGYANHGLQETWYWDSGNITEVVMSGVRCTGIELSLDQCAHHSTPITCKRTGTHFTAGVICSETASDLLLHSALVQETAYIEDRPLHMLYCAAEENCLASSARLANWPYGHRRLLRFSSQIHNLGRADFRPKAGRHSWVWHECHGHYHSMDIFTHYDILTPNGTKVAEGHKASFCLEDTECQEDVSKRYECANFGEQGITVGCWDLYRHDIDCQWIDITDVKPGNYILQVVINPNFEVAESDFTNNAMKCNCKYDGHRIWVHNCHIGDAFSEEANKRFERYPGQTSNQIV; the protein is encoded by the exons ATGCAACTTGTCAGTGTTTGGCAGTGGAGCCCATTGGGGCTGCTGCTGTGCCTGCTATGCAGCTTGTGCTTGGGATCTCCATCCCCTTCCACTGGCCCTGAGAAGAAGGCAGGAAGTCAGGGACTTCGATTCCGGCTGGCTGGCTTCCCCAGGAAGTCCTATGAGGGCCGTGTGGAGATACAGCGAGCCGGTGAATGGGGCACCATCTGCGATGATGACTTCACACTGCAGGCTGCCCACGTCCTCTGCCGGGAGCTGGGCTTCACAGAGGCCACAGGCTGGACCCACAGTGCCAAATATGGGCCTGGAACAG GCCGCATCTGGCTGGACAATCTGAGCTGCACTGGGACTGAGCAGAGTGTAGCAGAATGTGCCTCCCGGGGCTGGGGGAACAGTGACTGCACACATGATGAGGACGCCGGGGTCATCTGCAAGGACCAGCGCCTCCCTGGCTTCTCCGACTCCAATGTCATTGAG GTAGAGCACCACTTGCAAGTGGAGGAGGTGCGACTTCGACCTGCTGTTGGGTGGGGCAGACGACCCCTGCCCGTGACTGAGGGACTAGTTGAAGTCAGGCTTCCTGATGGCTGGTCTCAAGTATGTGACAAAGGCTGGAGTGCCCACAACAGCCATGTGGTCTGCGGGATGCTAGGCTTCCCTGATGAAAAGAGGGTCAACACGGCCTTCTACAG AAAGTTGAGGAAGCGAGCGGCCAAAGCCTCGGCCCGACGCCACAAGCCCCTTGGAAG ATCAATCACCAAGCATAAAGTCAAACCCAAACCCCGAGTGGGCAGGGGGCCAATCAAGAG GCTGCTGGCCCAACGGCAGCAACACTCCTTTGGTCTGCATGGGGTAGCATGTGTGGGCACGGAAGCCCACCTCTCCCTCTGTTCTCTGGAGTTCTATCGTGCCAATGACACCACCAGGTGCCCTGGGGGGGCCCCTGCGGTGGTGAGCTGTGTGCCTGGCCCTCTCTACACGGTGTCCAGTGGCCAGAAGAAGCAACAACAGTCGAAGCCTCAGGGGGAG GCCTATGTGCGTCTAAAGGGTGGAGCCCACCCTGGAGAGGGCCGGGTAGAAGTCTTGAAGGCTGGCACATGGGGTACAGTCTGTGACCGAAAGTGGGACCTGCAGGCAGCCAGTGTGGTGTGTCGGGAACTGGGCTTTGGCACAGCTCGAGAAGCTCTGACTGGTGCCCGCATGGGACAAG GTATGGGTGCCATCCACTTGAGTGAAGTTCGATGTTCTGGTCAGGAGCCCTCCCTCTGGAAGTGCCCCTACAAGAATATCACAGCAGAAGACTGTTCCCATGGCCAGGATGCTGGGGTCCGATGCAACCTTCCCTATACTGGGGTAGAGACCAAG ATCCGACTCAGTGGAGGCCGAATCCGACATGAGGGGCGAGTCGAGGTGCAAATAGGGGGACCTGGGCATCTTCGCTGGGGCCTCATCTGTGGGGATGACTGGGGGACACTAGAAGCCATGGTGGCCTGTAGGCAACTTGGTCTGGGCTACGCCAACCACGGCCTGCAG GAGACCTGGTACTGGGACTCAGGGAATATAACTGAGGTGGTGATGAGTGGAGTGCGCTGCACAGGGATTGAGCTGTCCCTAGACCAATGTGCTCATCACAGCACCCCCATCACCTGCAAGAGGACAGGGACCCACTTCACTGCTGGAGTCATCTGTTCTGAGA CTGCCTCAGACCTGCTGCTACATTCTGCACTGGTGCAGGAGACAGCCTACATTGAGGACCGGCCCTTGCACATGTTGTACTGTGCTGCAGAAGAGAACTGCCTGGCCAGCTCTGCCCGTTTGGCCAACTGGCCTTACGGCCACCGGCGCTTGCTCCGGTTCTCCTCTCAGATCCACAACCTGGGACGAGCTGACTTCAGGCCCAAGGCTGGGCGCCACTCCTGGGTGTGGCATGAATGTCATGG GCATTACCACAGTATGGACATCTTCACTCACTATGATATCCTAACCCCCAACGGCACCAAGGTGGCTGAGGGCCACAAAGCTAGTTTCTGTCTAGAAGACACCGAGTGTCAGGAGG ATGTCTCCAAGAGGTATGAGTGTGCCAACTTTGGAGAACAGGGCATCACTGTGGGTTGCTGGGATCTCTACAGGCATGACATTGACTGTCAGTGGATTGACATCACAGATGTGAAGCCAGGAAACTACATTCTCCAG gtAGTCATCAACCCAAATTTTGAAGTAGCAGAAAGTGACTTCACCAACAATGCAATGAAATGTAACTGCAAATACGATGGACACCGCATCTGGGTGCACAACTGCCACATTG GCGATGCCTTCAGTGAAGAGGCCAACAAGAGATTCGAACGCTATCCTGGCCAGACCAGCAACCAGATCGTCTAA
- the Loxl3 gene encoding lysyl oxidase homolog 3 isoform X2, whose translation MQLVSVWQWSPLGLLLCLLCSLCLGSPSPSTGPEKKAGSQGLRFRLAGFPRKSYEGRVEIQRAGEWGTICDDDFTLQAAHVLCRELGFTEATGWTHSAKYGPGTGRIWLDNLSCTGTEQSVAECASRGWGNSDCTHDEDAGVICKDQRLPGFSDSNVIEVEHHLQVEEVRLRPAVGWGRRPLPVTEGLVEVRLPDGWSQVCDKGWSAHNSHVVCGMLGFPDEKRVNTAFYRKLRKRAAKASARRHKPLGRLLAQRQQHSFGLHGVACVGTEAHLSLCSLEFYRANDTTRCPGGAPAVVSCVPGPLYTVSSGQKKQQQSKPQGEAYVRLKGGAHPGEGRVEVLKAGTWGTVCDRKWDLQAASVVCRELGFGTAREALTGARMGQGMGAIHLSEVRCSGQEPSLWKCPYKNITAEDCSHGQDAGVRCNLPYTGVETKIRLSGGRIRHEGRVEVQIGGPGHLRWGLICGDDWGTLEAMVACRQLGLGYANHGLQETWYWDSGNITEVVMSGVRCTGIELSLDQCAHHSTPITCKRTGTHFTAGVICSETASDLLLHSALVQETAYIEDRPLHMLYCAAEENCLASSARLANWPYGHRRLLRFSSQIHNLGRADFRPKAGRHSWVWHECHGHYHSMDIFTHYDILTPNGTKVAEGHKASFCLEDTECQEDVSKRYECANFGEQGITVGCWDLYRHDIDCQWIDITDVKPGNYILQVVINPNFEVAESDFTNNAMKCNCKYDGHRIWVHNCHIGDAFSEEANKRFERYPGQTSNQIV comes from the exons ATGCAACTTGTCAGTGTTTGGCAGTGGAGCCCATTGGGGCTGCTGCTGTGCCTGCTATGCAGCTTGTGCTTGGGATCTCCATCCCCTTCCACTGGCCCTGAGAAGAAGGCAGGAAGTCAGGGACTTCGATTCCGGCTGGCTGGCTTCCCCAGGAAGTCCTATGAGGGCCGTGTGGAGATACAGCGAGCCGGTGAATGGGGCACCATCTGCGATGATGACTTCACACTGCAGGCTGCCCACGTCCTCTGCCGGGAGCTGGGCTTCACAGAGGCCACAGGCTGGACCCACAGTGCCAAATATGGGCCTGGAACAG GCCGCATCTGGCTGGACAATCTGAGCTGCACTGGGACTGAGCAGAGTGTAGCAGAATGTGCCTCCCGGGGCTGGGGGAACAGTGACTGCACACATGATGAGGACGCCGGGGTCATCTGCAAGGACCAGCGCCTCCCTGGCTTCTCCGACTCCAATGTCATTGAG GTAGAGCACCACTTGCAAGTGGAGGAGGTGCGACTTCGACCTGCTGTTGGGTGGGGCAGACGACCCCTGCCCGTGACTGAGGGACTAGTTGAAGTCAGGCTTCCTGATGGCTGGTCTCAAGTATGTGACAAAGGCTGGAGTGCCCACAACAGCCATGTGGTCTGCGGGATGCTAGGCTTCCCTGATGAAAAGAGGGTCAACACGGCCTTCTACAG AAAGTTGAGGAAGCGAGCGGCCAAAGCCTCGGCCCGACGCCACAAGCCCCTTGGAAG GCTGCTGGCCCAACGGCAGCAACACTCCTTTGGTCTGCATGGGGTAGCATGTGTGGGCACGGAAGCCCACCTCTCCCTCTGTTCTCTGGAGTTCTATCGTGCCAATGACACCACCAGGTGCCCTGGGGGGGCCCCTGCGGTGGTGAGCTGTGTGCCTGGCCCTCTCTACACGGTGTCCAGTGGCCAGAAGAAGCAACAACAGTCGAAGCCTCAGGGGGAG GCCTATGTGCGTCTAAAGGGTGGAGCCCACCCTGGAGAGGGCCGGGTAGAAGTCTTGAAGGCTGGCACATGGGGTACAGTCTGTGACCGAAAGTGGGACCTGCAGGCAGCCAGTGTGGTGTGTCGGGAACTGGGCTTTGGCACAGCTCGAGAAGCTCTGACTGGTGCCCGCATGGGACAAG GTATGGGTGCCATCCACTTGAGTGAAGTTCGATGTTCTGGTCAGGAGCCCTCCCTCTGGAAGTGCCCCTACAAGAATATCACAGCAGAAGACTGTTCCCATGGCCAGGATGCTGGGGTCCGATGCAACCTTCCCTATACTGGGGTAGAGACCAAG ATCCGACTCAGTGGAGGCCGAATCCGACATGAGGGGCGAGTCGAGGTGCAAATAGGGGGACCTGGGCATCTTCGCTGGGGCCTCATCTGTGGGGATGACTGGGGGACACTAGAAGCCATGGTGGCCTGTAGGCAACTTGGTCTGGGCTACGCCAACCACGGCCTGCAG GAGACCTGGTACTGGGACTCAGGGAATATAACTGAGGTGGTGATGAGTGGAGTGCGCTGCACAGGGATTGAGCTGTCCCTAGACCAATGTGCTCATCACAGCACCCCCATCACCTGCAAGAGGACAGGGACCCACTTCACTGCTGGAGTCATCTGTTCTGAGA CTGCCTCAGACCTGCTGCTACATTCTGCACTGGTGCAGGAGACAGCCTACATTGAGGACCGGCCCTTGCACATGTTGTACTGTGCTGCAGAAGAGAACTGCCTGGCCAGCTCTGCCCGTTTGGCCAACTGGCCTTACGGCCACCGGCGCTTGCTCCGGTTCTCCTCTCAGATCCACAACCTGGGACGAGCTGACTTCAGGCCCAAGGCTGGGCGCCACTCCTGGGTGTGGCATGAATGTCATGG GCATTACCACAGTATGGACATCTTCACTCACTATGATATCCTAACCCCCAACGGCACCAAGGTGGCTGAGGGCCACAAAGCTAGTTTCTGTCTAGAAGACACCGAGTGTCAGGAGG ATGTCTCCAAGAGGTATGAGTGTGCCAACTTTGGAGAACAGGGCATCACTGTGGGTTGCTGGGATCTCTACAGGCATGACATTGACTGTCAGTGGATTGACATCACAGATGTGAAGCCAGGAAACTACATTCTCCAG gtAGTCATCAACCCAAATTTTGAAGTAGCAGAAAGTGACTTCACCAACAATGCAATGAAATGTAACTGCAAATACGATGGACACCGCATCTGGGTGCACAACTGCCACATTG GCGATGCCTTCAGTGAAGAGGCCAACAAGAGATTCGAACGCTATCCTGGCCAGACCAGCAACCAGATCGTCTAA
- the Loxl3 gene encoding lysyl oxidase homolog 3 isoform X3: MQLVSVWQWSPLGLLLCLLCSLCLGSPSPSTGPEKKAGSQGLRFRLAGFPRKSYEGRVEIQRAGEWGTICDDDFTLQAAHVLCRELGFTEATGWTHSAKYGPGTGRIWLDNLSCTGTEQSVAECASRGWGNSDCTHDEDAGVICKDQRLPGFSDSNVIEVEHHLQVEEVRLRPAVGWGRRPLPVTEGLVEVRLPDGWSQVCDKGWSAHNSHVVCGMLGFPDEKRVNTAFYRLLAQRQQHSFGLHGVACVGTEAHLSLCSLEFYRANDTTRCPGGAPAVVSCVPGPLYTVSSGQKKQQQSKPQGEAYVRLKGGAHPGEGRVEVLKAGTWGTVCDRKWDLQAASVVCRELGFGTAREALTGARMGQGMGAIHLSEVRCSGQEPSLWKCPYKNITAEDCSHGQDAGVRCNLPYTGVETKIRLSGGRIRHEGRVEVQIGGPGHLRWGLICGDDWGTLEAMVACRQLGLGYANHGLQETWYWDSGNITEVVMSGVRCTGIELSLDQCAHHSTPITCKRTGTHFTAGVICSETASDLLLHSALVQETAYIEDRPLHMLYCAAEENCLASSARLANWPYGHRRLLRFSSQIHNLGRADFRPKAGRHSWVWHECHGHYHSMDIFTHYDILTPNGTKVAEGHKASFCLEDTECQEDVSKRYECANFGEQGITVGCWDLYRHDIDCQWIDITDVKPGNYILQVVINPNFEVAESDFTNNAMKCNCKYDGHRIWVHNCHIGDAFSEEANKRFERYPGQTSNQIV, encoded by the exons ATGCAACTTGTCAGTGTTTGGCAGTGGAGCCCATTGGGGCTGCTGCTGTGCCTGCTATGCAGCTTGTGCTTGGGATCTCCATCCCCTTCCACTGGCCCTGAGAAGAAGGCAGGAAGTCAGGGACTTCGATTCCGGCTGGCTGGCTTCCCCAGGAAGTCCTATGAGGGCCGTGTGGAGATACAGCGAGCCGGTGAATGGGGCACCATCTGCGATGATGACTTCACACTGCAGGCTGCCCACGTCCTCTGCCGGGAGCTGGGCTTCACAGAGGCCACAGGCTGGACCCACAGTGCCAAATATGGGCCTGGAACAG GCCGCATCTGGCTGGACAATCTGAGCTGCACTGGGACTGAGCAGAGTGTAGCAGAATGTGCCTCCCGGGGCTGGGGGAACAGTGACTGCACACATGATGAGGACGCCGGGGTCATCTGCAAGGACCAGCGCCTCCCTGGCTTCTCCGACTCCAATGTCATTGAG GTAGAGCACCACTTGCAAGTGGAGGAGGTGCGACTTCGACCTGCTGTTGGGTGGGGCAGACGACCCCTGCCCGTGACTGAGGGACTAGTTGAAGTCAGGCTTCCTGATGGCTGGTCTCAAGTATGTGACAAAGGCTGGAGTGCCCACAACAGCCATGTGGTCTGCGGGATGCTAGGCTTCCCTGATGAAAAGAGGGTCAACACGGCCTTCTACAG GCTGCTGGCCCAACGGCAGCAACACTCCTTTGGTCTGCATGGGGTAGCATGTGTGGGCACGGAAGCCCACCTCTCCCTCTGTTCTCTGGAGTTCTATCGTGCCAATGACACCACCAGGTGCCCTGGGGGGGCCCCTGCGGTGGTGAGCTGTGTGCCTGGCCCTCTCTACACGGTGTCCAGTGGCCAGAAGAAGCAACAACAGTCGAAGCCTCAGGGGGAG GCCTATGTGCGTCTAAAGGGTGGAGCCCACCCTGGAGAGGGCCGGGTAGAAGTCTTGAAGGCTGGCACATGGGGTACAGTCTGTGACCGAAAGTGGGACCTGCAGGCAGCCAGTGTGGTGTGTCGGGAACTGGGCTTTGGCACAGCTCGAGAAGCTCTGACTGGTGCCCGCATGGGACAAG GTATGGGTGCCATCCACTTGAGTGAAGTTCGATGTTCTGGTCAGGAGCCCTCCCTCTGGAAGTGCCCCTACAAGAATATCACAGCAGAAGACTGTTCCCATGGCCAGGATGCTGGGGTCCGATGCAACCTTCCCTATACTGGGGTAGAGACCAAG ATCCGACTCAGTGGAGGCCGAATCCGACATGAGGGGCGAGTCGAGGTGCAAATAGGGGGACCTGGGCATCTTCGCTGGGGCCTCATCTGTGGGGATGACTGGGGGACACTAGAAGCCATGGTGGCCTGTAGGCAACTTGGTCTGGGCTACGCCAACCACGGCCTGCAG GAGACCTGGTACTGGGACTCAGGGAATATAACTGAGGTGGTGATGAGTGGAGTGCGCTGCACAGGGATTGAGCTGTCCCTAGACCAATGTGCTCATCACAGCACCCCCATCACCTGCAAGAGGACAGGGACCCACTTCACTGCTGGAGTCATCTGTTCTGAGA CTGCCTCAGACCTGCTGCTACATTCTGCACTGGTGCAGGAGACAGCCTACATTGAGGACCGGCCCTTGCACATGTTGTACTGTGCTGCAGAAGAGAACTGCCTGGCCAGCTCTGCCCGTTTGGCCAACTGGCCTTACGGCCACCGGCGCTTGCTCCGGTTCTCCTCTCAGATCCACAACCTGGGACGAGCTGACTTCAGGCCCAAGGCTGGGCGCCACTCCTGGGTGTGGCATGAATGTCATGG GCATTACCACAGTATGGACATCTTCACTCACTATGATATCCTAACCCCCAACGGCACCAAGGTGGCTGAGGGCCACAAAGCTAGTTTCTGTCTAGAAGACACCGAGTGTCAGGAGG ATGTCTCCAAGAGGTATGAGTGTGCCAACTTTGGAGAACAGGGCATCACTGTGGGTTGCTGGGATCTCTACAGGCATGACATTGACTGTCAGTGGATTGACATCACAGATGTGAAGCCAGGAAACTACATTCTCCAG gtAGTCATCAACCCAAATTTTGAAGTAGCAGAAAGTGACTTCACCAACAATGCAATGAAATGTAACTGCAAATACGATGGACACCGCATCTGGGTGCACAACTGCCACATTG GCGATGCCTTCAGTGAAGAGGCCAACAAGAGATTCGAACGCTATCCTGGCCAGACCAGCAACCAGATCGTCTAA
- the Dok1 gene encoding docking protein 1 isoform X2 — MDGAVMEGPLFLQSQRFGTKRWRKTWAVLYPASPHGVARLEFFDHKGSSSGGGRGGSRRLDCKVIRLAECVSVSPVVVESPPEPGAAAFRLDTAQRSHLLAADAPSSAAWVQTLCRNAFPKGGWALAQAETPPKLSALEMLENSLYSPTWEGSQFWVTVQRTEAAERCGLHGSYMLRVEAEMLTLLTLGAQGQILEPLLSWPYTLLRRYGRDKVQQQLLKAKLTDPKEDPIYDEPEGLAAAPTRGLYDLPQEPKDAWWCQARVKEEGYELPYNPATDDYAVPPPRSSKPLPAPKPLGLAFPEPSTATGSGSKGQSSDTVLYSQVQKSGASGGWDCGLSRVGTDRTGVKSEGST, encoded by the exons ATGGACGGGGCTGTGATGGAAGGTCCGCTCTTTTTGCAGAGTCAGCGCTTCGGAACGAAG agatggaggaagacctGGGCCGTGCTCTACCCGGCCAGTCCGCACGGCGTAGCGCGACTCGAGTTCTTTGACCACAAGGGCTCGAGTTCTGGAGGTGGCCGAGGGGGCTCGCGCCGTTTGGACTGCAAGGTGATCCGTTTGGCTGAGTGTGTGAGCGTGTCCCCTGTGGTCGTCGAGAGTCCCCCAGAGCCCGGCGCCGCTGCTTTCCGCCTGGACACTGCGCAGCGCTCGCATCTGTTGGCGGCGGACGCACCGTCCAGTGCAGCCTGGGTGCAGACGTTGTGCCGGAACGCTTTTCCG AAAGGCGGCTGGGCTCTGGCGCAGGCCGAGACCCCACCTAAGCTTTCTGCCCTGGAGATGCTGGAGAACTCGCTGTACAGTCCCACCTGGGAAG GATCCCAGTTCTGGGTAACTGTACAGAGGACTGAAGCGGCTGAGCGTTGTGGCCTGCATGGCTCCTACATGCTGAGAGTAGAGGCTGAGATGCTGACTCTCCTGACCTTGGGGGCCCAGGGTCAGATCCTGGAGCCACTCCTTTCCTGGCCCTACACTCTGTTGCGGCGCTATGGCCGAGACAAG GTGCAGCAGCAGTTGCTGAAGGCCAAGCTGACAGACCCCAAAGAAGACCCCATCTATGATGAACCTGAGGGCTTGGCTGCAGCCCCTACCCGGGGTCTTTATGATCTGCCTCAGGAACCCAAAGATGCTTGGTGGTGCCAGGCTCGGGTAAAAGAGGAGGGCTATGAGCTCCCCTACAACCCGGCCACTGATGACTATGCTGTACCACCCCCCCGCAGCTCAAAGCCTCTCCCAGCTCCCAAACCTCTGGGCCTGGCCTTCCCCGAACCTAGTACTGCAACTGGCAGTGGCAGCAAAGGCCAGAGCTCAGATACTGTCTTGTACAGCCAGGTCCAGAAGAGTGGGGCCTCAGGGGGCTGGGACTGTGGACTTTCTAGAGTAGGGACTGACAGGACTGGAGTCAAGTCAGAGGGCTCCACATGA
- the Dok1 gene encoding docking protein 1 isoform X3, producing the protein MDGAVMEGPLFLQSQRFGTKRWRKTWAVLYPASPHGVARLEFFDHKGSSSGGGRGGSRRLDCKVIRLAECVSVSPVVVESPPEPGAAAFRLDTAQRSHLLAADAPSSAAWVQTLCRNAFPKGGWALAQAETPPKLSALEMLENSLYSPTWEGSQFWVTVQRTEAAERCGLHGSYMLRVEAEMLTLLTLGAQGQILEPLLSWPYTLLRRYGRDKVDLITLQKA; encoded by the exons ATGGACGGGGCTGTGATGGAAGGTCCGCTCTTTTTGCAGAGTCAGCGCTTCGGAACGAAG agatggaggaagacctGGGCCGTGCTCTACCCGGCCAGTCCGCACGGCGTAGCGCGACTCGAGTTCTTTGACCACAAGGGCTCGAGTTCTGGAGGTGGCCGAGGGGGCTCGCGCCGTTTGGACTGCAAGGTGATCCGTTTGGCTGAGTGTGTGAGCGTGTCCCCTGTGGTCGTCGAGAGTCCCCCAGAGCCCGGCGCCGCTGCTTTCCGCCTGGACACTGCGCAGCGCTCGCATCTGTTGGCGGCGGACGCACCGTCCAGTGCAGCCTGGGTGCAGACGTTGTGCCGGAACGCTTTTCCG AAAGGCGGCTGGGCTCTGGCGCAGGCCGAGACCCCACCTAAGCTTTCTGCCCTGGAGATGCTGGAGAACTCGCTGTACAGTCCCACCTGGGAAG GATCCCAGTTCTGGGTAACTGTACAGAGGACTGAAGCGGCTGAGCGTTGTGGCCTGCATGGCTCCTACATGCTGAGAGTAGAGGCTGAGATGCTGACTCTCCTGACCTTGGGGGCCCAGGGTCAGATCCTGGAGCCACTCCTTTCCTGGCCCTACACTCTGTTGCGGCGCTATGGCCGAGACAAG
- the Dok1 gene encoding docking protein 1 isoform X1, protein MDGAVMEGPLFLQSQRFGTKRWRKTWAVLYPASPHGVARLEFFDHKGSSSGGGRGGSRRLDCKVIRLAECVSVSPVVVESPPEPGAAAFRLDTAQRSHLLAADAPSSAAWVQTLCRNAFPKGGWALAQAETPPKLSALEMLENSLYSPTWEGSQFWVTVQRTEAAERCGLHGSYMLRVEAEMLTLLTLGAQGQILEPLLSWPYTLLRRYGRDKVMFSFEAGRRCPSGPGTFTFQTTQGNDIFQAVETAIQRQKAQGKAGQGHDVLRADSHEGEVAEGKLASHPGPQELLGSPLTLYAEPLDSLRIPPGPSQDSLYSDPVDSTPAQAGERVQSKKPFYWDLYEQVQQQLLKAKLTDPKEDPIYDEPEGLAAAPTRGLYDLPQEPKDAWWCQARVKEEGYELPYNPATDDYAVPPPRSSKPLPAPKPLGLAFPEPSTATGSGSKGQSSDTVLYSQVQKSGASGGWDCGLSRVGTDRTGVKSEGST, encoded by the exons ATGGACGGGGCTGTGATGGAAGGTCCGCTCTTTTTGCAGAGTCAGCGCTTCGGAACGAAG agatggaggaagacctGGGCCGTGCTCTACCCGGCCAGTCCGCACGGCGTAGCGCGACTCGAGTTCTTTGACCACAAGGGCTCGAGTTCTGGAGGTGGCCGAGGGGGCTCGCGCCGTTTGGACTGCAAGGTGATCCGTTTGGCTGAGTGTGTGAGCGTGTCCCCTGTGGTCGTCGAGAGTCCCCCAGAGCCCGGCGCCGCTGCTTTCCGCCTGGACACTGCGCAGCGCTCGCATCTGTTGGCGGCGGACGCACCGTCCAGTGCAGCCTGGGTGCAGACGTTGTGCCGGAACGCTTTTCCG AAAGGCGGCTGGGCTCTGGCGCAGGCCGAGACCCCACCTAAGCTTTCTGCCCTGGAGATGCTGGAGAACTCGCTGTACAGTCCCACCTGGGAAG GATCCCAGTTCTGGGTAACTGTACAGAGGACTGAAGCGGCTGAGCGTTGTGGCCTGCATGGCTCCTACATGCTGAGAGTAGAGGCTGAGATGCTGACTCTCCTGACCTTGGGGGCCCAGGGTCAGATCCTGGAGCCACTCCTTTCCTGGCCCTACACTCTGTTGCGGCGCTATGGCCGAGACAAG GTCATGTTCTCTTTTGAGGCGGGTCGCCGATGCCCCTCTGGCCCTGGAACCTTCACCTTCCAGACAACACAGGGAAATGACATCTTTCAGGCAGTTGAGACTGCTATCCAACGGCAGAAGGCCCAGGGAAAGGCGGGACAGGGGCATGATGTTCTCAGAGCTGACTCCCATGAAGGGGAGGTGGCAGAGGGAAAGTTGGCTTCCCATCCTGGTCCCCAGGAGCTCCTGGGCAGCCCCCTAACCCTGTATGCTGAGCCCTTAGACTCCTTACGCATTCCTCCAGGCCCTTCCCAGGACTCCCTATACTCAGACCCTGTGGACAGCACCCCTGCACAGGCAGGGGAGAGGGTACAGTCAAAGAAACCTTTCTATTGGGACTTGTATGAACAGGTGCAGCAGCAGTTGCTGAAGGCCAAGCTGACAGACCCCAAAGAAGACCCCATCTATGATGAACCTGAGGGCTTGGCTGCAGCCCCTACCCGGGGTCTTTATGATCTGCCTCAGGAACCCAAAGATGCTTGGTGGTGCCAGGCTCGGGTAAAAGAGGAGGGCTATGAGCTCCCCTACAACCCGGCCACTGATGACTATGCTGTACCACCCCCCCGCAGCTCAAAGCCTCTCCCAGCTCCCAAACCTCTGGGCCTGGCCTTCCCCGAACCTAGTACTGCAACTGGCAGTGGCAGCAAAGGCCAGAGCTCAGATACTGTCTTGTACAGCCAGGTCCAGAAGAGTGGGGCCTCAGGGGGCTGGGACTGTGGACTTTCTAGAGTAGGGACTGACAGGACTGGAGTCAAGTCAGAGGGCTCCACATGA